From a single Carassius gibelio isolate Cgi1373 ecotype wild population from Czech Republic chromosome A18, carGib1.2-hapl.c, whole genome shotgun sequence genomic region:
- the LOC127933938 gene encoding extracellular calcium-sensing receptor-like, with protein sequence MFLFLYTLLLFHQLHAKVENTPCQTLGDPKYPLFSKDGDVTIGGIFPVHRKETLPSFEFTQKPQLLLCSSVNLRNFLLAQVMIFTIDEINRNETLLPNVSIGYHIYDTCGSRLSTMSATMGLMNGLDFGSGDRCNGQPPLPAIIGETESSATVILSRTTGPFKIPVISPSATCVCLSNRKDYPSFFRTIASDYHQSSALVNIVKHFGWSWVGAVNSDTDYGNNGMAVFLKIAQEEGICVEYSVKFYRTETEKLKKVVDTIKKGTAKVIVAFVSFVEMGLLIDQLSIQKIAGFQMIGVESWITTTNYITPNSFHSLGGSLGFAVRKINIEGFADYLLKEFWDTAFPCSQSEGNFSQYALSCSRYEELLALKKNNENVPELRYEYNVYKAVYAAAHALHSLMKCKEKKGCEKNLTIQPWQMVEAMKKVNFTTKMGDHVWFDGSGGAVAQYEVVNWQQVSDGSFQFKSVGFYDASLPPHQRLQLDTKNIIWAGGKLKNPRSVCSESCPPGTRKAAQKGRPVCCYDCIPCAEGEISNETDSINCKECPEECWSNAEKNKCVLKTVEFLSFTEFMGIVLAFFSLFGVGITALVAILFYNKKDTPIVKANNSELSFLLLFSLTLCFLCSLTFIGRPTEWSCMLRHTAFGITFVLCISCVLGKTIVVLMAFKATLPGSNIMKWFGPKQQRLSVLTFTLIQVLICVLWLIISPPFPYKNMKYYKEKIILECSLGSIIGFWAVLGYIGLLAILCFILSFLARKLPDNFNEAKFITFSMLIFCAVWIAFIPAYVSSPGKFTVAVEIFAILASSFGLLFCIFVPKCYIILLKPEQNTKQNMMGTSKSY encoded by the exons ATGGAGATGTAACTATTGGAGGAATTTTTCCTGTACACAGAAAGGAAACATTACCTTCTTTTGAGTTTACTCAAAAACCTCAACTTCTGTTATGCTCAAG TGTGAATCTGAGAAATTTTCTTCTGGCTCAAGTAATGATCTTCACTATCGATGAGATTAACAGAAATGAAACTTTGCTTCCAAATGTTTCTATTGGATATCACATTTATGATACATGTGGTTCAAGGCTGTCTACCATGAGTGCAACTATGGGACTGATGAATGGTCTGGATTTTGGATCAGGTGACAGATGCAACGGACAACCTCCTTTACCTGCTATCATAGGAGAAACCGAATCATCTGCCACAGTGATTCTGTCCAGAACTACAGGACCTTTTAAAATTCCAGTG ataagTCCCTCCGCCACATGTGTATGTCTCAGTAATAGGAAAGATTACCCCTCTTTCTTCAGGACTATTGCTAGTGATTACCACCAGAGTAGTGCACTTGTAAATATAGTCAAGCACTTTGGCTGGTCTTGGGTGGGAGCTGTGAACAGTGACACTGACTATGGAAACAATGGGATGGCTGTTTTTCTGAAAATAGCCCAGGAGGAGGGGATTTGTGTGGAGTACTCTGTGAAATTCTACCGAACAGAGACAGAAAAACTCAAAAAAGTAGTAGACACAATTAAAAAAGGCACAGCAAAAGTGATTGTtgcatttgtttcatttgttgAGATGGGCTTACTTATTGATCAGTTAAGTATTCAGAAAATTGCAGGCTTTCAAATGATTGGTGTGGAGTCATGGATAACTACAACAAATTATATCACTCCAAATAGCTTTCATTCACTGGGAGGGTCCCTGGGATTTGCAGTGAGAAAAATCAATATTGAAGGGTTTGCGGATTATCTTCTAAAAGAATTCTGGGATACAGCTTTTCCATGCTCACAGAGTGAAGGGAATTTTTCTCAATATGCTTTAAGTTGCAGCAGATATGAGGAGCTACTTGCACtaaagaaaaacaatgaaaatgtacCTGAACTAAGATATGAATACAATGTCTATAAAGCAGTTTATGCTGCAGCTCATGCACTACACAGTCTTATGaagtgcaaagaaaaaaaaggttgtgagAAAAACCTGACAATACAGCCATGGCAG ATGGTTGAGGCTATGAAAAAAGTAAATTTCACCACAAAGATGGGTGATCATGTGTGGTTTGACGGCAGTGGTGGTGCAGTAGCCCAGTATGAAGTTGTAAACTGGCAACAGGTATCTGATGGATCATTCCAGTTTAAATCTGTGGGATTTTATGATGCCTCACTTCCCCCTCACCAACGCTTGCAGTTAGatactaaaaatataatttggGCTGGAGGAAAGCTGAAG AACCCACGGTCTGTGTGCAGTGAGAGCTGTCCTCCAGGCACTAGGAAGGCTGCACAGAAAGGAAGACCTGTCTGCTGTTATGACTGTATTCCATGTGCAGAAGGAGAAATCAGTAATGAGACAG ATTCAATTAACTGTAAGGAGTGCCCAGAAGAATGCTGGTCTAATgctgagaaaaataaatgtgtgttaaaGACTGTAGAGTTTCTCTCATTTACTGAATTTATGGGTATAGTGCTAGCCTTTTTCTCACTGTTTGGAGTGGGAATAACTGCACTGGTTGCCATCCTATTTTACAACAAGAAGGACACCCCCATAGTAAAAGCCAACAACTCAGAACTGAGCTTTCTGCTGCTCTTCTCACTTACTCTCTGTTTCCTCTGTTCACTTACTTTCATCGGTCGTCCCACAGAGTGGTCCTGTATGTTGCGTCACACAGCATTTgggatcacttttgtcctctgtatctcctgtgtttTGGGGAAAACAATAGTGGTGTTAATGGCCTTCAAGGCTACACTTCCAGGAAGTAATATCATGAAATGGTTTGGGCCTAAACAACAACGACTCAGCGTTCTTACCTTTACACTTATACAGGTCCTTATTTGTGTGCTTTGGCTAATAATATCTCCCCCatttccttacaaaaatatgaaatattataaggaAAAGATCATTCTTGAGTGCAGTCTGGGTTCTATTATAGGTTTCTGGGCTGTGCTAGGTTACATCGGCCTGCTGGCTATCTTGTGCTTCATTCTGTCTTTTCTGGCTCGTAAGCTGCCTGATAATTTTAATGAAGCAAAATTCATCACATTCAGTATGCTAATATTCTGTGCTGTATGGATAGCATTTATTCCAGCTTATGTCAGTTCTCCTGGAAAATTTACTGTAGCTGTAGAGATATTTGCCATTTTAGCCTCAAGCTTTGGTTTGCTTTTCTGCATATTTGTACCTAAATGTTATATTATCCTGCTTAAGCCTGAACAAAATACAAAGCAAAACATGATGGGTACATCAAAGTCCTACTGA